CCCGGTCCCTTTTTTAATGGCCCGGTCGATATTATCCTTGGGCATATTTTCACTTTTGGCCAAGGCGATGGCTGCCCGCAACCGGGGATTTCCCTCCGGGTCTCCCCCTCCGATTCGGGCGGCGATAGTAACCTCTTTGATAATTTTTGAGAAAACCTTTCCCCGTTTCGCATCGGCGGCCCCTTTTTTTCGTTTTATGGTGCTCCACTTGGAATGCCCGGACATACCTTCCTCCTTTTATCCTCAATAACTAATAAAAAAATGAAATTTTCATATTACGTGAAGCCCGCATCAGGCGGGCACGAAGCTTTAATACAATATGGATTACCTTTTAAATCCTCTCCCGATTAAATAGATTTCCGGACTTTCCTGACGTGAACTCCTGGGTTTATGAATCTGAACCTGTTCAAACCGGGTTTTCATTTTTTTTATAAAATCTTTTGAGCCTTGCCCTTCAAAAATCTTTAAAACCGTGGCGCCCCCTTTTTTTAAAATAAGAAAACCGAGATCCAAGGCCCGGTTATTTAAATCCAGAGAACGCTGATGATCCAGCCATTTTATCCCGCTTGTTTTGGGAGAGAGATCGCTTAAAACCAAATCGACTTCGCCGGCCCATTTCTTGATCTGTTCTTCCGGGACGGTTAACAGGTCGGTTTTTAAGAAAGCAATATTAGGGGACATTGGAATCGTCGGATTTTTCAAATCCAATCCCAGGACCAGACCTTCCGGTCCCACGGTCTGAGAACAAAACTTGAGCCAGGAACCGGGATGGCAGCCTAAGTCGACGATGCGCTGCCCGGGTCGAATCAGTGTATATTTCTCTTG
The genomic region above belongs to Deltaproteobacteria bacterium and contains:
- a CDS encoding YebC/PmpR family DNA-binding transcriptional regulator, whose protein sequence is MSGHSKWSTIKRKKGAADAKRGKVFSKIIKEVTIAARIGGGDPEGNPRLRAAIALAKSENMPKDNIDRAIKKGTG
- a CDS encoding RlmE family RNA methyltransferase — its product is MAHPSKKDLFRVKAKEEGYPARSVYKLKEIQEKYTLIRPGQRIVDLGCHPGSWLKFCSQTVGPEGLVLGLDLKNPTIPMSPNIAFLKTDLLTVPEEQIKKWAGEVDLVLSDLSPKTSGIKWLDHQRSLDLNNRALDLGFLILKKGGATVLKIFEGQGSKDFIKKMKTRFEQVQIHKPRSSRQESPEIYLIGRGFKR